The nucleotide window AGTTGTGTCATTCTTTTAATAACAAAGGAGAAGACGATGTCCGACGCAATTCAAGATTTTTCAACGCGTGCCATTCATTTTGGGTATGATCCTCAGGCCAATCAGGGCGCGCTTGCGCCTCCTTTGCATATGACATCTACTTTTTTATTTGAAACTGCAGAAGCTGGTGGCGAAATGTTTGCGGGTGAACGCGCGGGCCATTTTTATACCCGCATTTCCAATCCAACAAACGACCTGCTAGAGCAGCGCATCGCCAGCTTGGAAGGGGCCGAAGCGGGGCTTGCTTTGGCCTCTGGCATGGGGGCAATTTCCTCAACTTTGTGGACCCTGCTGTCCCCTGGCGATGAATTGATCGTCGATAAAACACTATACGGCTGCACATTTTCGTTCATGCAGCATGGGTTGCAAAAATTTGGTATCAAAATCACCCCTATTGATCTGACAGAGGCCACAAATCTTGAGTCCGTGATCAGCGACCGTTGCAAAGTCGTGTATTTTGAAACCCCAGCAAATCCAAATATGCGCTTGGTGGACATTGCAGCCGTTTCTGCAATTGCCAAACGCCATGCAGCCACTGTTGTCGTTGATAACACCTATGCCACACCTTATTTGACGCGACCCATCGCATTTGGGGCAGACATTGTTTTGCATTCAGCGACCAAGTATTTGGGTGGTCACGGCGATTTGGTGGCAGGGTTGGTCGTCGGCCGTGCTGACATGGTTCAAGAAATTCGCCTCTTTGGTATGAAAGATATGACCGGTGCAGTGATCTCTCCGTTTAATGCCATGTTGGTGCTGCGCGGTATAAAGACCTTAGCCTTGCGCATGGAGCGTCATTGTCAGAGTGCACTTCATGTCGCGCAGGCGCTTGAAGCGCATCACAGCGTTGAAAAAGTGTATTTCCCGGGCTTGGAAAGTTTTGAACAACATGATTTGGCGCGGCGCCAAATGTCTGATTTTGGCGGTATGATTGCCTTTGAATTGTCGGGGGGGCTGGACGCGGGGCGCACCATGATGAACCGTTTGAATATGATTGGTCGTGCGGTGTCGCTTGGCGATGCAGAGACACTTATTCAGCATCCAGCCAGCATGACTCATTCAACCTATACACCAGAAGAACGGGCCGAACATGGGATCAGCGACGGGCTCATTCGCTTGTCTGTGGGGCTTGAGGGGCTGGGCGATATTTTGGCAGATTTGGAAAATGCCCTGCCGCCGCGACATGCGGTTGCTGTGGAATAATGTCGCAAAGACACCTCTTAACTTAGTGCTTTAGCCTAACTGCACTGCACCCAAACTTTGGGTGCAGTTTCGTTTTGACCTTTGCCCGAACACGTGGATAACTGTAACGTCACCGCGCCTCTGCGCGCAGACAATGACAATACAGATTGGAAGCCTAGATGCGCTATAGCCGCCGCGCCCTTGCGTTTTTGACCGTTTTGGCCGCTGCTATCGGTATTTTCTGGCTGTCATTC belongs to Cognatishimia sp. WU-CL00825 and includes:
- a CDS encoding methionine gamma-lyase gives rise to the protein MSDAIQDFSTRAIHFGYDPQANQGALAPPLHMTSTFLFETAEAGGEMFAGERAGHFYTRISNPTNDLLEQRIASLEGAEAGLALASGMGAISSTLWTLLSPGDELIVDKTLYGCTFSFMQHGLQKFGIKITPIDLTEATNLESVISDRCKVVYFETPANPNMRLVDIAAVSAIAKRHAATVVVDNTYATPYLTRPIAFGADIVLHSATKYLGGHGDLVAGLVVGRADMVQEIRLFGMKDMTGAVISPFNAMLVLRGIKTLALRMERHCQSALHVAQALEAHHSVEKVYFPGLESFEQHDLARRQMSDFGGMIAFELSGGLDAGRTMMNRLNMIGRAVSLGDAETLIQHPASMTHSTYTPEERAEHGISDGLIRLSVGLEGLGDILADLENALPPRHAVAVE